In Chryseobacterium turcicum, a single window of DNA contains:
- a CDS encoding pyridoxamine 5'-phosphate oxidase family protein, whose amino-acid sequence MSTENLNHTEAVKKIKELSEKAKICMFCTNLESLPINTRPMGLQETDDDGNLWFISSETSNKNFEIKDDKRVQLLFMNNSNSEYLSIFGEATIYKDKSTIEEKWSAMANAWFDGKDDPNVSIIRVIPKDTYYWDTKAGKLVSLLSFVTAAVTGNKTDNSDGVEGNATI is encoded by the coding sequence ATGTCAACAGAAAATTTGAATCACACAGAAGCTGTAAAGAAAATCAAAGAACTTTCAGAAAAAGCTAAAATTTGTATGTTTTGCACTAATCTCGAAAGTTTACCGATTAATACCCGACCGATGGGGCTTCAGGAAACTGATGACGACGGAAATCTATGGTTTATTAGCAGTGAAACCAGTAATAAAAATTTTGAAATAAAAGATGACAAAAGAGTGCAGCTTTTATTTATGAATAATTCAAACTCAGAATATCTTTCTATATTTGGTGAAGCTACCATTTACAAAGATAAATCGACGATTGAAGAAAAATGGTCAGCAATGGCAAATGCATGGTTTGACGGAAAAGATGACCCCAATGTTTCCATCATCCGAGTAATTCCAAAAGACACCTATTATTGGGATACGAAAGCTGGAAAATTGGTAAGCCTGCTAAGTTTTGTAACAGCAGCGGTTACCGGAAATAAAACCGATAATTCTGACGGTGTAGAAGGCAATGCAACTATTTAA
- a CDS encoding Crp/Fnr family transcriptional regulator produces the protein MSNINNYLAKVFEVPAEKVNLCSIQYELKKVSKHEMLLQEGEVCRNTFFVEKGLLRMYSIDKNGKEHVIQFAPENWLIGDRSSLYFNEKSRYYIEAVEDSEVLFLQPDFFSKLLEEFPNSIEKNDLIIQKHVKSLQDRINSLLGETAEERYLKFIKMYPDLLLRVPQWMIASYLGITPESLSRVRKELAKKNFVTDK, from the coding sequence ATGAGTAATATAAATAATTATTTAGCCAAAGTTTTTGAAGTTCCTGCAGAAAAAGTGAATTTGTGCAGCATTCAGTATGAATTAAAAAAAGTAAGCAAGCACGAAATGCTTTTGCAGGAAGGGGAAGTTTGCCGAAATACTTTTTTTGTTGAAAAAGGACTTTTGAGAATGTATTCTATCGATAAAAACGGTAAAGAGCATGTGATACAATTTGCCCCTGAAAATTGGTTGATTGGTGACCGAAGCAGTCTTTATTTTAATGAAAAATCCCGATATTATATTGAGGCGGTAGAAGATTCTGAAGTTTTGTTTCTTCAGCCAGATTTTTTCAGTAAATTATTGGAAGAATTTCCTAATTCGATAGAGAAAAATGATTTAATTATCCAAAAACACGTAAAAAGTTTACAAGATAGAATCAATTCTTTATTAGGCGAAACTGCAGAAGAAAGATATTTAAAATTCATTAAAATGTATCCAGACCTTTTGCTGAGAGTTCCACAGTGGATGATTGCTTCTTATTTGGGAATTACCCCGGAAAGCTTGAGCCGCGTAAGAAAAGAATTGGCAAAAAAGAATTTTGTTACTGATAAGTAG
- the ytxJ gene encoding bacillithiol system redox-active protein YtxJ yields MSFLDKIFGGKEEQKESKSFWKTIKSEEDLNKAIKESYENRIAIFKHSTSCFISKTVLKNFEKEIENSDDENVSFYFLDLLAFRPISNKIAEDFGIRHESPQLIVFENGKAINNASHQDISLSQIL; encoded by the coding sequence ATGAGTTTTTTAGATAAAATATTTGGCGGAAAAGAAGAGCAGAAAGAATCAAAATCTTTCTGGAAAACAATAAAATCTGAGGAAGATTTAAACAAAGCAATCAAAGAATCTTATGAAAATAGAATAGCCATTTTCAAACATTCTACAAGCTGTTTTATCAGCAAAACGGTTTTGAAAAATTTTGAAAAAGAAATTGAAAATTCAGATGACGAAAATGTGAGTTTTTATTTTCTAGACCTCTTGGCATTCCGACCGATTTCTAATAAAATCGCGGAAGATTTTGGTATTCGCCACGAAAGTCCGCAATTGATTGTTTTTGAAAACGGAAAAGCCATTAACAACGCATCACATCAGGATATTTCTTTAAGCCAGATTCTATGA
- a CDS encoding YfiT family bacillithiol transferase yields MNNLEQKKFPIGRFETPENICDIKLTEYIKVIKDFPDTLKNLIENFNDDQLDTQYREGGWTVRQLVNHIADSHMNSLIRLKLALTEENPTIKPYDEAKFAELQDSANMPIKPAMRIIKGTHQRWTVLLKAMTNKQFERTFHHPENNQNYNLRVYLANYVWHCNHHFAHIENLKKEQNWS; encoded by the coding sequence ATGAACAATCTAGAACAGAAAAAATTTCCAATAGGTCGCTTTGAAACTCCTGAAAATATCTGCGACATCAAACTCACAGAATATATTAAAGTCATTAAAGATTTCCCTGATACATTAAAAAATCTGATTGAAAATTTTAACGACGACCAATTAGACACACAATACCGAGAAGGCGGTTGGACGGTAAGACAACTCGTTAATCACATTGCAGACAGTCATATGAATAGTCTTATTCGTTTAAAATTGGCTCTTACGGAAGAAAATCCCACGATAAAACCTTACGACGAAGCCAAATTTGCAGAACTTCAAGACAGCGCCAACATGCCGATAAAACCTGCCATGAGAATTATAAAAGGAACACACCAAAGATGGACTGTTCTCTTGAAAGCAATGACCAATAAACAGTTTGAAAGAACTTTTCATCATCCCGAAAACAACCAAAATTATAACCTGAGAGTTTATCTTGCCAATTACGTTTGGCATTGTAATCATCATTTTGCGCATATTGAGAATCTTAAGAAAGAACAAAACTGGTCGTGA
- a CDS encoding DEAD/DEAH box helicase → MSFESLGLSHNIIRSVNKLGYLKPFPIQEQAVPVILQGKDLMGIAQTGSGKTACFVMPILEKLQNAEVKKDRNIQVLILVPTRELAIQIEEVFNAFKDNLKREIQTMAVYGGVSINPQMKGMYGVEVLIATPGRLLDLIDHNALSISGIQHLVIDEADKMFQLGFGEEMNKLFAMMPVAKQTTLFSATLNDKVSEIKERLSINPVMIEIKKEEVEIDNIEQLAYHVSPENKGPFLRYLIKEKKVEKALIFVSSTRSADNLVEKLKKNKIKAVAIHSQKSQGARRNNLEEFKVNGAQILVATDLIGRGIHIESLPCVINYELPRSPLDYIHRIGRTGRAGEKGTAISILTDDELQHFRVIQKKMGKKVTLQRTEDIDLHGY, encoded by the coding sequence ATGTCATTTGAATCGTTAGGATTATCACACAATATTATTCGTTCTGTAAACAAACTAGGTTACCTAAAACCATTTCCTATTCAGGAGCAGGCTGTTCCTGTTATATTGCAAGGAAAAGACTTAATGGGAATTGCGCAAACAGGCTCAGGGAAAACAGCTTGTTTTGTTATGCCTATTTTGGAAAAACTACAGAATGCCGAAGTAAAAAAAGATAGAAATATTCAGGTTTTAATCTTGGTTCCAACCCGTGAATTGGCCATTCAGATCGAAGAGGTCTTCAACGCTTTTAAAGATAATTTAAAACGTGAGATTCAGACGATGGCTGTTTATGGTGGTGTTTCCATCAATCCTCAAATGAAAGGAATGTATGGTGTAGAAGTGCTTATAGCAACACCGGGTCGTTTATTAGACCTGATCGATCATAATGCGTTGAGTATATCGGGAATTCAGCATTTAGTTATTGATGAAGCCGACAAGATGTTTCAGCTAGGCTTTGGTGAAGAGATGAATAAACTTTTTGCAATGATGCCTGTTGCCAAACAGACGACTTTATTTTCTGCAACTTTAAATGATAAAGTTTCTGAGATAAAAGAGCGTTTATCAATCAATCCTGTGATGATTGAGATTAAAAAAGAAGAAGTAGAAATTGATAATATCGAGCAATTGGCGTATCATGTTTCTCCTGAGAATAAAGGTCCGTTTTTGCGATATTTAATTAAAGAAAAGAAAGTTGAAAAAGCTTTAATTTTCGTTTCATCTACAAGATCTGCAGATAATTTGGTTGAAAAACTGAAGAAGAATAAAATAAAAGCAGTCGCAATACACAGTCAAAAATCTCAGGGTGCACGTAGAAATAATCTGGAGGAATTTAAAGTAAACGGCGCACAGATTTTGGTGGCAACTGATTTAATTGGTCGCGGTATTCACATAGAGTCTTTACCTTGTGTAATTAATTACGAATTACCTCGTTCGCCTTTAGATTATATTCACAGAATTGGTAGAACGGGTCGTGCAGGAGAAAAGGGAACTGCAATCAGTATTTTAACTGATGATGAGCTGCAACATTTCAGAGTGATTCAAAAGAAAATGGGTAAGAAAGTGACGCTGCAAAGAACTGAAGATATTGATTTGCACGGTTATTAA
- the pncA gene encoding bifunctional nicotinamidase/pyrazinamidase, whose protein sequence is MKKALIIVDVQNDFCEGGALAVPGANEIIPYINLLMEDNQYDQIILTQDWHPANHKSFASNNDRKVGESIILNGVPQFMWPDHCVQGTFGAEFHKDLNREKVTHVIQKGKNTEIDAYSGFQDNNHFMKTGLDDFLKYNEIQLVEIVGLAMDYCVKFTAMDAAANGYVTCLHFNGSRAVNVKPDNGKDAIFEMVQKGVTILG, encoded by the coding sequence ATGAAAAAAGCATTAATAATAGTAGATGTTCAGAATGATTTTTGTGAAGGTGGAGCTCTTGCAGTTCCAGGAGCAAATGAAATAATTCCTTATATTAATCTTCTGATGGAAGATAATCAATACGATCAAATTATTCTTACCCAAGATTGGCATCCTGCAAATCATAAAAGCTTCGCAAGTAATAATGACAGAAAGGTTGGCGAAAGCATCATTTTAAATGGTGTACCACAGTTTATGTGGCCAGATCATTGTGTACAAGGAACTTTCGGTGCAGAATTTCATAAGGATTTGAATAGAGAAAAAGTAACACACGTTATTCAAAAAGGAAAAAATACTGAGATTGATGCTTATAGCGGTTTCCAGGATAACAATCACTTTATGAAAACTGGGTTGGATGATTTCTTAAAATATAATGAAATTCAGTTGGTAGAAATTGTTGGTTTAGCAATGGATTATTGCGTGAAATTTACCGCTATGGATGCTGCAGCCAATGGATATGTGACATGTTTACACTTCAACGGATCTCGTGCTGTCAACGTAAAACCGGATAATGGAAAAGATGCTATCTTTGAAATGGTACAAAAAGGAGTGACTATATTGGGATAA
- a CDS encoding pseudouridine synthase: MSRDNNNSGRPKKPRSSTRNSDSPRSLKSGDSGSKPFKKSFPKAGERNSDSKRSDDTSYQARMNKKYSKTEQEPFITSSGEEKKTFGKSAPKRGGSRPTSFDARDKYERGSLKYGRRPGSEGKDQDSDKARSFVQQRRFKKVEQDVHKDTIRLNKYIANSGICSRREADELITQGLVEVNGKVVTEMGYQVEKTDKVIFDGQSITPEKPVYVLLNKPKGYISTTKDDKARKTVMDLVANASPYRVFPVGRLDRSTTGVILLTNDGHMTKKLTHPSFDAKKIYHVTLDKKLTNEDLKLIAEGIRLDEGIAEVDQISFIEGKPRNEVGIEIHIGWNRVIRRIFQRLGYEVESLDRVMFAGLTKKNIKRGHWRILSDLEVNTLKML, from the coding sequence ATGAGCAGAGACAATAATAATTCAGGGAGACCTAAAAAACCTAGATCTTCAACAAGAAACTCAGACAGTCCTCGTTCTCTTAAATCTGGAGATTCCGGATCAAAACCTTTCAAGAAGTCATTCCCTAAAGCAGGAGAAAGAAATTCTGATTCCAAAAGAAGTGATGATACCAGTTATCAGGCTCGAATGAATAAGAAATATTCAAAAACTGAACAAGAACCTTTTATTACCAGTTCAGGTGAAGAGAAAAAGACTTTCGGTAAATCTGCTCCCAAAAGAGGAGGTAGCAGACCCACTAGTTTTGATGCTAGAGATAAATACGAAAGAGGCAGCCTGAAATACGGAAGAAGACCCGGATCTGAAGGTAAAGATCAAGATTCAGACAAGGCAAGGTCTTTTGTACAACAAAGAAGATTCAAGAAAGTAGAGCAAGATGTTCACAAAGACACTATTCGTCTGAATAAATATATCGCCAATTCTGGAATTTGCAGCAGGAGAGAAGCTGATGAGTTAATTACTCAAGGTTTGGTAGAAGTTAACGGGAAAGTAGTAACCGAAATGGGTTACCAAGTTGAAAAAACTGATAAAGTAATTTTCGACGGACAAAGCATTACGCCAGAAAAGCCTGTTTATGTACTATTAAATAAGCCTAAAGGTTATATTTCTACGACAAAAGATGATAAAGCAAGAAAAACCGTAATGGATTTGGTTGCTAATGCTTCTCCGTACAGAGTTTTCCCGGTAGGAAGATTAGACCGTTCTACAACTGGAGTTATTCTATTGACCAATGACGGTCACATGACTAAAAAACTAACGCATCCATCTTTTGATGCTAAGAAGATTTATCATGTAACTTTAGATAAAAAACTAACGAATGAAGACCTTAAGCTTATTGCCGAAGGAATTCGTTTGGATGAAGGTATTGCTGAAGTTGACCAAATATCTTTCATCGAAGGAAAACCTAGAAATGAAGTCGGAATCGAAATTCATATCGGTTGGAATCGTGTTATCAGAAGAATTTTCCAAAGATTAGGATACGAAGTGGAATCTTTAGACAGAGTAATGTTTGCAGGATTAACCAAGAAAAACATCAAAAGAGGTCACTGGAGAATCCTTAGCGATTTGGAAGTGAATACTTTGAAAATGCTTTAA
- the aroB gene encoding 3-dehydroquinate synthase, translating to MITLLDENFSQLNQFLTEKSFSKIFILVDENTHEYCLPVFLGNLETEISFEILEIEAGEEMKNIQTANQLWEILTEMKADRKALIINLGGGVITDMGGFVASTYKRGIQFINIPTTLLSMCDASIGGKTGIDLMHYKNMVGTFSFPEQIFVYTRFLDTLPAKELKSGFAEMLKHGLIADKKHWEDLIQLQHLDSVGIEPLIYQSMEIKQEVVNKDFHEKNVRKTLNFGHTIGHAIESLCLQSGNPILHGEAVALGMICESYLSFLEGLIVKEDADVIIENIQRYFSFIDLNNFKDEDIFNLLLNDKKNADAKINFSLLSAIGNCTYDYECSTENIQKSINFYKTLSGF from the coding sequence ATGATTACCTTATTAGACGAAAATTTTTCGCAGCTTAATCAATTTTTAACCGAAAAATCATTCAGCAAAATTTTTATTTTAGTGGATGAAAATACGCATGAATATTGTCTTCCTGTATTTTTAGGCAACTTAGAAACAGAGATTTCTTTTGAAATTTTAGAGATTGAGGCAGGGGAAGAAATGAAAAATATTCAAACTGCCAATCAGCTTTGGGAAATTCTTACAGAAATGAAAGCCGACAGAAAAGCATTGATTATTAATCTTGGTGGCGGTGTGATTACCGATATGGGAGGTTTTGTAGCTTCTACTTATAAAAGAGGAATTCAGTTTATCAATATTCCAACGACGCTTCTTTCAATGTGTGATGCATCTATCGGAGGCAAAACAGGTATTGACTTGATGCACTATAAAAATATGGTGGGAACATTTTCTTTTCCTGAACAAATATTTGTTTACACTCGATTTTTAGATACCCTTCCTGCAAAAGAACTCAAAAGCGGATTTGCAGAAATGCTTAAACATGGTTTAATCGCTGATAAAAAACATTGGGAAGACTTAATTCAGCTTCAGCATTTAGATTCGGTGGGTATTGAGCCGCTTATTTATCAATCGATGGAAATAAAACAAGAGGTTGTTAATAAAGATTTTCACGAAAAAAATGTAAGAAAAACGTTGAATTTCGGTCACACGATCGGTCATGCTATCGAAAGTTTATGCCTTCAGAGTGGAAACCCGATTCTTCATGGGGAAGCTGTAGCATTGGGAATGATTTGTGAAAGCTACCTTTCTTTTCTTGAAGGTTTAATTGTAAAAGAAGATGCAGATGTAATTATAGAAAATATACAACGATACTTTAGTTTTATTGATTTGAATAATTTTAAAGATGAAGATATTTTCAATTTATTATTGAATGATAAGAAAAATGCAGACGCTAAAATCAATTTTTCTCTGCTTTCCGCAATAGGAAATTGTACTTATGATTACGAATGCAGTACCGAAAATATTCAAAAATCAATCAATTTTTATAAAACACTGAGTGGATTTTAG
- a CDS encoding porin family protein, whose product MKKLILGIAVLSTSLAFAQTTTTTTKTTSSSDVRFGIKGGMNVSSLSKDGSLDDQKSKIGFNAGVFATIPVAESFSIQPEVLYTQYGSKADYTVLGTKYSSSTKLDYVAVPVMFQYNFVPNFYVEAGPEFGLMVSAKNKVKNESNGASSTTDNYKDDLNSFNLGIGLGAGYYFTDNIGITARYVAGVTDIAKDRPSNSDAVRNNTFQVGLAYKF is encoded by the coding sequence ATGAAAAAGTTAATTTTAGGAATCGCAGTTTTGTCAACATCTTTGGCATTTGCTCAGACGACAACCACTACAACTAAAACAACATCATCTTCAGATGTAAGATTCGGTATTAAAGGTGGTATGAACGTTTCTTCGTTGTCAAAAGACGGTTCGTTAGATGATCAGAAATCTAAAATAGGATTTAATGCAGGTGTATTTGCTACGATTCCTGTGGCAGAGTCTTTCAGCATTCAGCCAGAGGTTTTATACACTCAATATGGAAGTAAAGCAGATTATACAGTATTAGGAACTAAATATTCTTCATCTACAAAATTAGACTATGTTGCCGTTCCGGTAATGTTCCAATATAATTTTGTACCTAACTTTTATGTAGAAGCAGGTCCTGAATTTGGATTGATGGTAAGTGCTAAAAATAAAGTTAAAAACGAATCTAATGGTGCTTCATCAACTACAGATAACTATAAGGATGATTTAAATTCATTCAACTTAGGTATTGGTCTTGGTGCAGGTTATTATTTCACAGATAATATCGGTATTACTGCAAGATATGTTGCTGGTGTAACTGATATTGCTAAAGACAGACCAAGTAATTCAGATGCTGTAAGAAATAATACTTTCCAAGTAGGTTTAGCTTACAAATTCTAA